From Pleurocapsa sp. PCC 7319:
CCGTCGTCGCCTGTTTATTGGTCGCCGGGCTAAAGATAAAATGGTGCAGTCTAACCTACGTTTAGTTGTATCCATTGCTAAAAAATACATGAACCGCGGCTTGTCTTTTCAGGATTTAATTCAAGAAGGTTCTTTGGGTCTTATCAGAGCCGCCGAAAAATTTGACCACGAAAAAGGTTATAAATTTTCCACCTATGCTACCTGGTGGATCAGACAGGCAATTACCAGAGCGATCGCCGATCAATCTCGTACCATTCGCCTTCCTGTTCACTTATATGAAACTATTTCTCGCATTAAAAAAACTACTAAATTACTTTCTCAAGAAAGAGGACGCAAACCTACAGAAGAAGAGATTGCTACTCGCATGGAAATGACCATCGAGAAGCTCAGATTTATTGCTAAATCGGCTCAGTTACCTATATCTTTAGAAACGCCTATCGGGAAAGAAGAAGACTCTCGTTTAGGCGATTTTATTGAGGCTGACGGTGAAACTCCAGAGGATCAGGTATCAAAAAGTTTACTCAGAGAAGATTTGGAAAATGTACTAGATACCTTAAGCCCTCGTGAGCGAGATGTTTTACGTCTTCGTTATGGTCTAGATGATGGTCGTATGAAAACATTGGAGGAAATTGGACAAATCTTTAATGTGACCCGCGAACGCATTCGTCAAATTGAAGCTAAAGCACTACGTAAGTTGCGTCATCCCAACCGCAACAGCATACTTAAAGAATATATTCGATAAGCTACTGAAGAATCCATCTTCAGACAGATAATAATAGGGGTCGGCATTGTCGCCAGACCCCTAGTTGTTTTTGGCAATCAAGCTCAGTAATGCATCAATCTAATTTTGTCTTTGGTTACGGCTCTCTAGTCAACTGGGATAATTTACAACAATACTTAGGACGTAAATTAACTCCTGGTTTAGATTTTGTTATTTGTGGTTTGCACAATTTCCATCGTTGCTGGAATATTGCCATGGATAATCGCCTTGATTTACCCAATTACAAATATTACATCGAAGAACAAACTGGTAACAGGTTTAATGGTTTTGTCACTTTTTTAAACATTCGTTTTGATCAAGATAAAACTATTATCGGGATTTTATTTCGTGTTTCTGAACCAGAGTTAGAAAATTTAGATCAACGTGAAAGAAATTATCAAAGAATTGATATAACTCATCTGATTAATAGAGCAATACAGGGAAAAGCCTGGGTTTACCTAGGTCTTGAACAAGCCAAAAATCGTTATCATGAGGGCTTGCAGAAAAACTGTACTGCAATTTCTCAAGAATATTTTGATTTAGTTAATGATGCCTATTACTCATTAGGTAATTGCGCATTTTCTAACTATCTTGCCACTACCGATAAACTTGAAGTACCAACTGTAAACCTCAAGAGATGCAAAGTGGGTATTTCTTAATTCCTGCTATTTGTTATGCGCGATCGCTTTCAAAATAATCATAATTATCTAAAAACTGCCTAATCACACTCTAAATGGTATTCAATGGGAACGGTGGGAATCGAACCCACAACCAAGCGATTAAGAGTCGCTTGCTCTGCCTAATTGAGCTACGTTCCCCGGCATCAATCAAACTCCTATTAGAAGATTGTATGGCAGAAGCAAAATTTTGGACGCTACTTTGTTTATTTAAGTAACTTACACCAACAGGATTTAGGATCATATCGTCCGTCATTCAACTATTTCCAGACAGAAAAAAGAGTTGAGATTTTATTTATAGGAATTTAAGTATTTTCACTGGGCATTTAAAATTTTTGCGGTTATAAAGTTCTTATACTATCAACCAGACGGATCTGTAAGCCAGTGGCACTTCGGCAACAGAAATTGCTAAACACACTTAAGACACTGCTGGAAAAAGAAACAAGAATACTTAATTACTTATTTAATCTCTAACATAGAGAAAATCTATTATGAGCTCATTGACTAATTTATTCGATATTTCAATTGCTGATGCGGCAGAACTTGAACAAACGTGGTTTTTCATTATCAATGCTATTGACAATTTAGAACAAATGGCGCGTGCTAGAGAGTTAACTAATATTATTTGGGATATCAATGTTAATAGTCGTCAAACGGAGCAAGATTGGCAGAAAACTGCAATTTTACTGGAATCTTATGAAAGAACCCGAGATGAGTCTTTAGAATCTGCTTTATCAAATTTAAGAGAATTGGTGAAAATTATGAATAGCTCAAATCTCCGAAATCGATCATTACGGGATGTCAAAATTCCACAGTCTTTCGATAGCCGGTGTGCAGATTGTGAACAAAGTCTAAAGCAAAAAAAACTGTCATAACTACCATTTGACTAATAACATCTAATGCTGATCTTATCTCTAGCTAGGTATCTAATAATTAGTAATTATTACTTATTACTTCTGCACAATCATGTTATGTGATTTAAGTTTTTGCTAAGATACAGCATTTGTCCTTTTTAGCTATCAGCTATCAGCTATTAGCTATCAGGATTTAAATACTGAACATCAAAGTTAATCGTAGTCATCCGTTTTAACCAAAAAGTAAAACGATATTACCCATCCAAATCTCCTTCCATTACGGTTGAAAGTGCCTTAGCTGTGGTTTCTTTAAATTCTTGGACATTAACTTGATCGAGAATGGCGATCGCCAAAATCATGCCTACAGCTTGCATTGCAAATACCAAACTGTAAGACATCAGGGGAGTAGCAAAAATACTTTTGCCAACATCGAGAATAACACCCCCAACAAAAGTAGCCAAACCTCTCGACATAGCTTGAGCTAATCCCCAAGCACCAATAAAAGTACCTGCGGTTTCGGTAGCAGTCAAATCTAACATCAAGCTAATACCACCAACAGTAGCCATTCCTGCTGCCGCCCCGAATAGTACCATTGCTGATTGCAAAATTTTTGGCTCTTGGGTAAAGCCTGAAAGAATAATTAAACCAAAACAGATGGCAACTAAAATGCAACCAATTTTGATTGTTGATTTTTTACCCAATTTAGGGATAATGAAAAATCCTGTAATACTATACCCAAGCAAAATGCCTATTCCCCAGTAAGAATTTAACTTAGTCGTTTCACCAATACTCATGCCGAAAACTTCCCCACCATAGGGTTCTAATACCGCTTCCTGCATAAATAAACCAATAGTGAGAACAGATAAAAAAGCAAAGAAGATTCCAGTTTGTCGGCTAGTAGTCAATACTTGAATTGCCCTACCGATACTAATACTGTCTTCCCGATTAGTTAAAGAGTTCCTAGCCATAAAGTGAGAATATTTTTTTTCTACTCCCCAAGTGGCAATAATAGCTAAGGCAAGAACTAAAAAGGGGACAAAACCAAATACAAAATTTATTGGTGGTTGTAATATTTCTAAGGGAATATTACCTGCGGCAACTCCGTCAACTTCGATTCTTTTAAAAACGACACTACCGGTAATTCCGCCAATTACTATACCTACCATCAACATTGACCAAACTACCGAGACTAATTTTGAGCGCCTTTCTGATTCAGAAATATCAACGAGTAGAGCAGTAAATGGTGTCGAACTGGAACTAACTGCTAAACCATAAATTGTCATAATCAGAGCTAACAAAGCACTCCAGCCGATAGTTTGGGTATTCCACAGCCACCCCCCGCTATTTCTGACAACTGTTCCTAATTGCCATAATACTTGAACTGCTAAAAATACTGCTAAACCGAAAATAGCTGTTCCTAGCAGGACATAATTAGTACGATATTTTCCTGCTATGGGTTTATGATCCGATAGTTGTCCGAACCAGACTCTTGCAGGGGCAACAAATAACGATGTCGAGAGGATTCCCCCTGTCAGAGTTGCGGGTATATCTAATTCACTAATCATTACCCGATTTAATACGGCGAGGGTTAATACTGCCATTAATCCCAGTCCCATATTAAATAAGCCGAGACGAAAAATAGTCAACATTCCCACCTGACGTTTCGGGCGATTATTCATCTCAGAAGATTCGGAAAAATCTTGAGTAGTCATAATTTTTAAGTACTAAAGACAAGAAAACTTATCCCGACAGTGGTTTAGTAGGAGAAGGTATCAAGAACTGGAACCTAATTTTAAAACTGCCATAAAAGCTTCTTGAGGTACATCTACAGTACCAATAGCTTTCATGCGTTTTTTACCTTTAGCTTGCTTTTGAAGCAATTTTTTCTTACGGGAGATATCACCCCCATAACATTTTGCCAAGACATCTTTACGTAAAGCAGGAATATGTTCGCTGGCAATTACTTTAGAGCCTATAGCAGCTTGAATTGGTACTTTAAATTGATGACGAGGAATTAATTCTTTGAGTTTTTCGGTTAATGCACGACCAACGTAGTAAGCTTTATCTTTATGGACAATAGTAGAAAGAGCATCTACTGGATCCTTATTTACCAGAATATCTAACTTAACCAGCTGATCGGAACGATAGCCCAACATCTGATATTCCATACTGGCATAACCTTTGGTTCGCGATTTCATCTGGTCGAAAAAGTCAGTTACTACCTCTGCTAAAGGCAATTCATAGACCAAGCAAGTACGATTTTGAGTAAAGTATTTCATGTCCTTAAATACTCCCCGTCGAGTTTGACATAAGTCCATCAAGGTACCGACAAAGTTTTCGGGAGTAATTATTTCGACTTTAATATAGGGTTCTTCAATTTTCTCGCGCTTTTGGGGGTCGGGTAACAGACTGGGATTATCGATTTCAATTATCTCACCGTCTACTGTGGTAACGCGATAAATTACGGAAGGGGCAGTAGTAATCAGTTCCAAATTATATTCTCGCTCCAGTCTTTCCTGGACAATCTCCATATGCAGCAATCCCAAGAACCCACAACGGAAACCGAAACCCATAGCACTTGAGGTCTCAGGTTCGTAGGAAAGGGCGGCATCATTTAGCTTTAGTTTATCCAAAGCTTCCCTTAAATCGGGGTATTGATCGGAGTCGGTAGGAAATAGCCCACAAAAAACCATTGGTTTGGCTTCTGTGTAACCAGGAAGAGGTTCTGGGGCAGCAGCTTCAACCAAGGTAATCGTATCTCCCACACGAGCATCTTCTACAGCTTTGATGGCAGCTGCAAAATAGCCTACTTCTCCTGCATGAAGCTCATCAACTTCAATTTGAGTTGGCGACAGAACTCCTAGCTCATCAATTACATATTCCTTGCCTGATGCCATTAAGCGAACGTTATCACCTTTCTTGACTTTGCCATCCATGACGCGAAAATAGACTATTACGCCCCGATAGGCATCATAATAACTATCAAAGATTAAGGCTCTTAACGGTTCGTCTACAGTATCCTGGGGCGGTGGC
This genomic window contains:
- the rpoD gene encoding RNA polymerase sigma factor RpoD, with the translated sequence MTQANQVLATIANPGNDWESLIEEDSNKVRDDRDDVELKSAVQGKKKKAATPRRAERGRKKPYTEDSIRIYLQEIGRIRLLRAEEEIELARQIADLLELERLKDSLEDGLGREATDEEWAREVDMEYRKFRRRLFIGRRAKDKMVQSNLRLVVSIAKKYMNRGLSFQDLIQEGSLGLIRAAEKFDHEKGYKFSTYATWWIRQAITRAIADQSRTIRLPVHLYETISRIKKTTKLLSQERGRKPTEEEIATRMEMTIEKLRFIAKSAQLPISLETPIGKEEDSRLGDFIEADGETPEDQVSKSLLREDLENVLDTLSPRERDVLRLRYGLDDGRMKTLEEIGQIFNVTRERIRQIEAKALRKLRHPNRNSILKEYIR
- a CDS encoding gamma-glutamylcyclotransferase family protein encodes the protein MHQSNFVFGYGSLVNWDNLQQYLGRKLTPGLDFVICGLHNFHRCWNIAMDNRLDLPNYKYYIEEQTGNRFNGFVTFLNIRFDQDKTIIGILFRVSEPELENLDQRERNYQRIDITHLINRAIQGKAWVYLGLEQAKNRYHEGLQKNCTAISQEYFDLVNDAYYSLGNCAFSNYLATTDKLEVPTVNLKRCKVGIS
- a CDS encoding BCD family MFS transporter translates to MTTQDFSESSEMNNRPKRQVGMLTIFRLGLFNMGLGLMAVLTLAVLNRVMISELDIPATLTGGILSTSLFVAPARVWFGQLSDHKPIAGKYRTNYVLLGTAIFGLAVFLAVQVLWQLGTVVRNSGGWLWNTQTIGWSALLALIMTIYGLAVSSSSTPFTALLVDISESERRSKLVSVVWSMLMVGIVIGGITGSVVFKRIEVDGVAAGNIPLEILQPPINFVFGFVPFLVLALAIIATWGVEKKYSHFMARNSLTNREDSISIGRAIQVLTTSRQTGIFFAFLSVLTIGLFMQEAVLEPYGGEVFGMSIGETTKLNSYWGIGILLGYSITGFFIIPKLGKKSTIKIGCILVAICFGLIILSGFTQEPKILQSAMVLFGAAAGMATVGGISLMLDLTATETAGTFIGAWGLAQAMSRGLATFVGGVILDVGKSIFATPLMSYSLVFAMQAVGMILAIAILDQVNVQEFKETTAKALSTVMEGDLDG
- the lepA gene encoding translation elongation factor 4 translates to MTDVPVSRIRNFSIIAHIDHGKSTLADRMLQDTGTVAQRQMKEQFLDNMDLERERGITIKLQAARMNYTAQDGQEYVLNLIDTPGHVDFSYEVSRSLAACEGALLVVDSSQGVEAQTLANVYLALENDLEIIPVLNKIDLPGAEPERVAQEIEDVVGLDCTDIIQASAKVGLGVDDILEAIVQQVPPPQDTVDEPLRALIFDSYYDAYRGVIVYFRVMDGKVKKGDNVRLMASGKEYVIDELGVLSPTQIEVDELHAGEVGYFAAAIKAVEDARVGDTITLVEAAAPEPLPGYTEAKPMVFCGLFPTDSDQYPDLREALDKLKLNDAALSYEPETSSAMGFGFRCGFLGLLHMEIVQERLEREYNLELITTAPSVIYRVTTVDGEIIEIDNPSLLPDPQKREKIEEPYIKVEIITPENFVGTLMDLCQTRRGVFKDMKYFTQNRTCLVYELPLAEVVTDFFDQMKSRTKGYASMEYQMLGYRSDQLVKLDILVNKDPVDALSTIVHKDKAYYVGRALTEKLKELIPRHQFKVPIQAAIGSKVIASEHIPALRKDVLAKCYGGDISRKKKLLQKQAKGKKRMKAIGTVDVPQEAFMAVLKLGSSS